GAATACCTCAGGATTTAAATAAACTTTTCAAAATCTTAATTTGAATACCCATATACTTTTAAAGTCTAAAAAAATCTAACAGACTCTCAATTGAATACCCCTTTTTAAGTCGATCGAATGTATTTTGGTGTGAGAGATGCGACTAATATGATCTGAACCGACGGAGATGAACATGCAATATGTTGTCGAACCATTCATTTTTTGGACGTATTAGTATATTTTGATCCAAGTTACAAGTCATCGAGATGCTCTATCTGTCTATCTCGTCATTAAATAAAGATGGGCTCATCAATAAAATTATGAATGCCGGTCGTCCTATGCTCAAGGTAAAAAGTTTGGTTTTTTTTTTTTTTTTGAACAGTCAAGGAAAAATGGTTAACGCGCAAGTTTTTTAACTAGCATCATCGGCACATTTGTCAGCCCAGCAATTTAATATTGCAATAATTAAGAGTCTCATTCAGTGTGTTATTCAAGCATTTATGGTAGCATGCAATTGAAAAAATTTGGAAGTATGGTGAAACGTCTCAAATCCTTTCAGTTGGCATTGATCATATGGTAGTGATGGATTGATTTTTTGTTTTACAATTTTTTTTATAATTTAATTTTAGAAACTTTAAATATTGACCCAACACTTTAAGTGATCTCGGTAGTTCATATATGTGTAATCCATATATTTTTTTTTATAAAAAAACCCGAAAACATAATTGCTATTATCTAGTCAATATCTTTTGTGTTAGTGCAAGTGCATAATATTCGTGCTCTAAACCCATTCACTTTCAAATTTCTATTTCTTCCGTTTTGAACGACTAACTTGCAAACATAGTTTAAAGTTTAAAACCTTGTTAACTACTGCAAGTGACCTAATATATGGTTTTTACCTAGTTGAGTGTGTTTCGATCCCCAACCTGGGTACGAACCCCGAAGTTGTCAAAGCGGCCAGACTATGTGCTACAATCAGAGTGTATTAATATGATACACAGTTACACCTTATAATAATTCCCTACACAAATTGGGAAAAATATTATTCATATTAAGACATTTCAAAGTGAACTCATAATCAGAAAGGAATAATAGAAACACTGCGGCCTCATTTTTCCCACAAATTGGGAAGTGTCTAAATGTATGAGATACATAACAAATTCGTCCAGATGATGGTACGGTTATGCTAATGCATTAGGCACAGGTTCGATTAGCAGAGAAGTCACTATTCCCTTCAACTCAACCCCAGGGCTCGTGTATGAATCTGCACTCTTGTAAAGAACTTCCCAAGTACTTGCTACTCTGAGAGGTCGCATTAGAACCGGCAATGAGACTGGGGTAGGGTGGAGACAAGCTTTGATTATAACCTTCCATGCATCATTCACTTGATTAGTTAGTTCCTCTATGGCTTCTTCTTCTGTAGCACCATGTTCTTTCATGTATAATTCCACGGCTGAAGCAACATGCTCTCTCTTTAGCGTTGCACGAGAGATAAAATTTATTTAGAATAAAAGATAGCAGGAGAGGGTGTAGATTGTACAATATGGTATATTTTTAAAAGAATTTTATGAGTGATTTTGATCTAATATTTATCTAGGAATTCCTCACATATTTAAGGAAAACAAAAATGAAGACCTTATAGTTAATTAATTAAAAGAACTTTAAGAAAATTAATTGAGGAAATACATGGATATACTACCTGATGCGTCCTGATGTCGTTTAAGAGTCTGCCAATGACTGATGTAGCATTTAAGATTCCAGGGTCAGTGAATAACCAATCCAAGGAGTCTTTTGTAGCAGCAAGTCCCATTCCAACAACAGCGGTGATTGATAAATAATATGAGGATGTAAGTGTTCCTAGCGGCATGTATTCATCAAAAGTTGGGGTGTATTTAGAGTAAAACCATCTAGCTTCTTTCATGTAACCAGCGACGGTCATTTTCAACTGAGACAGTAACAGCTTCTAATCAATTTCTACAATAGACGAATTGCTCTAATCATAAACATTTATATGCATTATGTTAGTATGAGTTTCATATGAAGGCTAGGCTTACCGATTCTCTTGCATGGTGAATGGCATACAAGTTTCCCTCGCTTGTAATCTTTTCTTCAATTTCAGTGAAGACATCCAACTGTGCCTGGAAACAGACTTTCATATAGTCCGGCGACTGATCCAGGGCAGAGATGTCCCACCTGATAATTATATGGAAGAAGCTGAATATGTAAGTTCCAACTAAAATATACGACAACATAATGTAAAAATAATTTCTTTTACGCTAAATATTTATAATTTCGTATTGTATTATGTCACCTTAATTAGTACACAATACACTATATTAGAGAAATAATTAGGGCCAAATTTGGATGAAACCATCTTTACTTACTGTTTAGATTATAATATTTTCCTTAAAAAAAATAGTCTTCAATTGCAAATTTGGGCGAACAAATAAAATAGAGTACATAGATTAAACATTCTAGGGGGCGGATCCATGACATATAAGATTATAATCAAATTATAACCATAATATCATCTATTATATCTAATGACAACTAACGGTTGAGATTAATTATAAAAATTAGATCTTTTTCTTTTCTTTTTCTTTTTTTAGAAAATTTATGACTAATCTCAACCGTTAGTTATTATTATATCTAGTGGATGATATTATGGTTATAATTTTGATTATAATCTTATATGCCACGGATCCGCCCCTAACATGCTATGCTATACTGTACATAGATATATAGAAGGAAATAGAGGGGATTAATTGATTCAAACCTCTGAATAGCTTCGTGGAAGAGCTCGAGCTCTTCAAGTGTACCATGAACATCATAGATGTCATCAATCGCGGATAACATGTAGATAACTTTGCAGAATGTCCTCCTACCAAAATAATATTCTGGCTCAAAGAAGATACCCAAGGCGATGAAGTAGCACTCAACCAGCCTATTTCTTGTGAAAGGTAACTTTTTCACGAAGTCTAAATCCTTCCACCACCTGACACCAAAGTACATAATCTAGTTAGCATATGCAGTAGTTTAGGAAATAAGTGGCATTGCTGGGTTGTTTTGGTGTTTAGTTGGTGCATCTAACCTTGTAAGTTCACATAGTTCTTTTTGATGGAGTTGCTGCAGTAGGTTGAAATCTAGCCGTGCGAAATTCAAGAGAGTTTCATTATGAGAATATTTGTCTTCTTGGTAGATAGATATGTAATGCCTCGCTTCTATCCTTGGCATCCTTTTCCAGAATGGCTGATTCAAGGAATGAGTAACTTGTTTTGAAAGTGGGGAGCTCAAACCGCGGCGTGTTGCAGACTGGAGATGAGTTGTAGTGAAGGTTAGTGCCTCATCAAGTATATCATCACCGTGTATCCGAAGATGTGTTGCTTCGTACAAGCCTAGTAGTCCTTTTGTATCATCGACAAGTGATTCCTTGAATTTCCCATCATTGTCCTTCAAGTTGCTGAAATACTTGTCCTGTTTCACCATCCATGTAATTGATCAGGTCAAGGAAGAAAATGAACCTAGCTGGCTAGCTAGAATAACTTAATAAACAATATCATGATGATCGACGTACCACACGAAGCATTGTATCCTTGTTGTCTAAGTAATCTGAAACGAAGAGAAACTGCATGAAGGTCGGAATTATTCTGATGAAGATCATTATAGGATACGTGGTCATTGTTGTATATTTGTTGCAAGATTTCACAAATCTCGTTTTCGAAATGGTAGGACACGCCTAAGCGTTGAATGTCATCAATCAAGCTTAGTTTTTGGGAACCGTCTTTAACATTATCCACAAGCATCCTCTTCACCTCTTCCTTCAGCTGTTGAACCTGTTGCTCAATAGTAATATCCGCTTCCTACACGTACAGGCATATTTCAGAAGAGAAAAAATGTGTGAACTTGTATATCAAATTTGCACCACTAAATATAGGATGCAAGTGTTCATGAAGCTAGTAACTAGAAAGTTTTCGTGTATCCTACCATGGAAGCATATGACAGAAAATAATCACCCCAAATTCTAGGCTTGAAGTTAGTTGAACGTCGCTTAACATCAGCAGTGGCCTTTGGGCTGAGGGCTTCAGACTCTGAAGCAAGTTGAGAAGGCATTCTTCTAATTCCCAGTTTCAGGTCTAGAGGATGGCTTGTGGTACTACTTGATAGTTGATAGCATTTTATAGTAGAAACAACATGAAGCCGTGAAGGAAAATAATAGAAATGGTTACGGGAACAACAAATGAGCATGAAGAGTACCAAAATGTCTATACAGTTTGTCATAAAAAAAAAAATGTCTATACAGTTGCACGAGGATAATTGCTTGAGAATTGTTTATACATTAATGGAAGTCCGAGGTTGGCTCCTCCTTTACAATTGGTACATTACTAGTAAGCTCGTTCGAAAAG
Above is a window of Fragaria vesca subsp. vesca linkage group LG7, FraVesHawaii_1.0, whole genome shotgun sequence DNA encoding:
- the LOC101307161 gene encoding (-)-germacrene D synthase-like, which gives rise to MPSQLASESEALSPKATADVKRRSTNFKPRIWGDYFLSYASMEADITIEQQVQQLKEEVKRMLVDNVKDGSQKLSLIDDIQRLGVSYHFENEICEILQQIYNNDHVSYNDLHQNNSDLHAVSLRFRLLRQQGYNASCEYFSNLKDNDGKFKESLVDDTKGLLGLYEATHLRIHGDDILDEALTFTTTHLQSATRRGLSSPLSKQVTHSLNQPFWKRMPRIEARHYISIYQEDKYSHNETLLNFARLDFNLLQQLHQKELCELTRWWKDLDFVKKLPFTRNRLVECYFIALGIFFEPEYYFGRRTFCKVIYMLSAIDDIYDVHGTLEELELFHEAIQRWDISALDQSPDYMKVCFQAQLDVFTEIEEKITSEGNLYAIHHARESLKMTVAGYMKEARWFYSKYTPTFDEYMPLGTLTSSYYLSITAVVGMGLAATKDSLDWLFTDPGILNATSVIGRLLNDIRTHQVREHVASAVELYMKEHGATEEEAIEELTNQVNDAWKVIIKACLHPTPVSLPVLMRPLRVASTWEVLYKSADSYTSPGVELKGIVTSLLIEPVPNALA